In a genomic window of Gadus chalcogrammus isolate NIFS_2021 chromosome 17, NIFS_Gcha_1.0, whole genome shotgun sequence:
- the LOC130370430 gene encoding zinc finger protein 345-like, whose amino-acid sequence MPGQGVARKRCVGCSAPLGIASRSCPSCRSEQPYKLWLKKKMEKFDSNRESWIKAQKRYHMSSHVRGEAVLLLEKLHALGMRAVLCLARPGRRPGSWASELLAPRCHFNHAAAAALKRIQALYETVVPGWSETALKAGAPAAETHVSLASPTPMTQPPADQCSTMEQGPTMEQGPGLEEGPTMEQGSKMEQGPAMEEVEGPAMDQVDGPMVVEGLVEEVEGLPIEEIEGPTVEVVEGLVEDLVEEVEGKLLKTLTFHFFTALKTREVDNEQPEGSSSSLQCEEVSVSVETRAPLEWESSEQYPGRRPGPEGPGAATGGYGCEQCGKTLSTARSLKAHARVHTGERPHVCPLCGKSFHQPGALRHHQRGHSGDRRHLCAHCGKTFARADVFNAHLQTHSGKKPHRCPDCGKSFLRPANLRRHRAVHTGERAFLCTQCGKGFKQDSHLRSHQRSHTDERPHGCPQCGKRFRLAATLRQHALIHTGDKPHRCPYCERRFRSAGQLRTHQERGHPPDSPYGCGRCGLALADALALQSHEALHVEEKPYQCVHCEKAFGQAKALRQHQLLHSGDKRYRCAACDKAFTRLVTLHTHQRIHTGERPHACASCGQTFMWLAQLQSHQRLHAGERPHRCPHCDEAFARPSELRLHTLRHPAATRHPCAHCGKSFGHLGALRTHEHTHAIDRPFACDQCGKSFAWRYQLQSHQRVHSEVRVRHCQECGESVTESRRSKKHVCVHAAR is encoded by the exons ATGCCAGGCCAGGGCGTGGCCAGGAAGAGGTGTGTGGGCTGTAGCGCCCCGCTGGGCATCGCCAGCCGCTCCTGCCCCAGCTGCCGGTCGGAGCAGCCCTACAAACTGTGGCTCAAGAAAAAGATGGAGAAGTTTGACTCCAACCGAGAGAGCTGGATCAAAGCCCAGAAGAGGTACCACATGTCCTCCCACGTCAGAGGAGAGGCCGTGCTGCTG ctggaGAAGCTCCACGCGCTGGGCATGAGGGCGGTGCTGTGTCTGGCGAGGCCAGGCAGGAGGCCAGGCTCCTGGGCGTCGGAGCTGCTGGCCCCCCGCTGCCACTTCAACCACGCGGCCGCCGCCGCGCTCAAACGCATCCAGGCCCTGTACGAGACCGTCGTCCCAG GCTGGAGTGAGACGGCCCTGAAGGCTGGAGCTCCAGCGGCAGAGACCCACGTCTCACTTGCTTCCCCCACACCCATGACCCAACCCCCCGCCGACCAGTGCTCCACGATGGAGCAGGGCCCCACGATGGAGCAGGGACCTGGGTTGGAGGAGGGCCCCACGATGGAGCAGGGCTCCAAGATGGAGCAGGGCCCCgcgatggaggaggtggaaggcCCTGCGATGGACCAGGTGGATGGCCCCATGGTGGTGGAGGGCcttgtggaggaggtggaaggcCTCCCGATAGAGGAAATAGAAGGGCccacggtggaggtggtggagggcctTGTGGAGGACcttgtggaggaggtggaag GAAAGCTGTTGAAAACACTGACATTTCACTTCTTCACAGCCCTCAAAACCAGAGAGGTGGACAACGAACAGCCAGAG GGCTCCTCATCGTCTCTCCAGTGTGAGGAGGTTTCAGTCTCTGTAGAGACCA GAGCACCTCTCGAGTGGGAAAGCTCTGAGCAGTACCCCGGTCGCCGCCCCGGGCCAGAGGGCCCCGGAGCGGCGACCGGGGGTTACGGCTGCGAGCAGTGCGGGAAGACCCTCTCCACGGCCCGGAGCCTCAAGGCCCACGCGCGCGTCCACACGGGGGAGCGGCCCCACGTGTGCCCGCTGTGCGGCAAGTCGTTCCACCAGCCGGGCGccctccgccaccaccagcgCGGCCACAGCGGCGACCGGCGCCACCTGTGCGCCCACTGCGGCAAGACCTTCGCCCGCGCCGACGTCTTCAACGCCCACCTGCAGACCCACTCGGGCAAGAAGCCCCACCGGTGCCCCGACTGCGGCAAGAGCTTCCTGCGGCCCGCCAACCTGCGGCGGCACCGGGCGGTGCACACGGGCGAGCGGGCCTTCCTGTGCACGCAGTGCGGCAAGGGCTTCAAGCAGGACAGCCACCTGCGCTCGCACCAGCGCTCGCACACGGACGAGCGGCCGCACGGCTGCCCGCAGTGCGGCAAGCGCTTCCGGCTGGCGGCCACGCTGCGGCAGCACGCGCTCATCCACACGGGGGACAAGCCCCACCGCTGCCCGTACTGCGAGCGGCGCTTCCGCAGCGCGGGGCAGCTGCGGACGCACCAGGAGCGCGGCCACCCGCCCGACAGCCCGTACGGCTGCGGCCGCTGCGGCCTGGCGCTGGCCGACGCGCTGGCGCTGCAGAGCCACGAGGCGCTGCACGTCGAGGAGAAGCCCTACCAGTGCGTGCACTGCGAGAAGGCCTTCGGCCAGGCCAAGGCGCTGCGGCAGCACCAGCTGCTGCACTCGGGGGACAAGCGGTACCGCTGCGCGGCGTGCGACAAGGCCTTCACGCGGCTCGTCACGCTGCACAcgcaccagcgcatccacacgggcGAGCGGCCCCACGCCTGCGCCTCGTGCGGCCAGACCTTCATGTGGCTGGCGCAGCTGCAGAGCCACCAGAGGCTCCACGCCGGCGAGCGGCCGCACCGGTGCCCCCACTGCGACGAGGCCTTCGCGCGGCCCTCGGAGCTGCGGCTGCACACGCTGCGGCACCCGGCGGCGACGCGGCACCCATGCGCGCACTGCGGCAAGAGCTTCGGCCACCTGGGGGCGCTGAGGACGCACGAGCACACGCACGCCATCGACAGGCCCTTTGCGTGCGACCAGTGCGGCAAGAGCTTCGCGTGGCGGTACCAGCTGCAGTCGCACCAGCGCGTGCACTCGGAGGTCCGGGTGAGGCACTGCCAGGAGTGCGGGGAGAGCGTCACCGAGTCGCGGCGCTCCAAGAAGCACGTCTGTGTCCACGCCGCTCGGTGA